A genome region from Maniola jurtina chromosome 22, ilManJurt1.1, whole genome shotgun sequence includes the following:
- the LOC123876612 gene encoding copper homeostasis protein cutC homolog: MMEVCIDSLESAYNAIKGGADELEICSSLVEGGLTPSPGLVLEIMKLVKSQFAIDKTLMSKPKVNVMIRCRGGSDFGYSDQEMNTMLADIEVYKSFGVDRFVFGALTERQEIDATNCARIIDKANPIPVTFHRAFDLCVNPIKAIEDIVALGFTRLLTSGQQISADNAKAVELLTFLLKNFSSKIEIMPGAGINCDNARKFVDIGFNIIHSSCKRTRNLPEVGNLCMGSNVVYVTDEIIVREMKKIIKPS; encoded by the exons ATGATGGAAGTTTGCATCGACAGCCTAGAATCAGCCTATAACGCGATAAAGGGTGGAGCAGATGAGTTGGAGATATGTAGTTCCCTGGTAGAAGGTGGTCTTACACCCTCACCTGGGCTTGTGCtagaaatcatgaaattg GTAAAAAGTCAATTTGCTATCGATAAGACTCTAATGtctaag CCAAAAGTGAATGTGATGATAAGATGTAGAGGAGGATCTGACTTTGGTTACTCTGATCAAGAAATGAATACTATGCTAGCCGATATTGAAGTTTACAAAAGCTTTGGTGTTGACAGATTTGTTTTTGGAGCTCTTACAGAAAGACAGGAAATAGATGCAACAAATTGTGCAAGAATAATTGATAAAGCAAATCCTATACCTGTGACATTTCATAGAGCTTTTGATCTATGTGTGAATCCTATAAAAGCTATTGAAGATATTGTAGCACTTGGTTTTACAAGACTCTTAACAAGCGGGCAACAGATTTCAGCTGATAATGCTAAGGCTGTAGAACTCCTTACATTcctattaaaaaatttcagtaGTAAGATAGAGATTATGCCTGGTGCAGGTATTAACTGTGATAATGCACGCAAATTTGTTGATATTGGATTCAACATTATTCACAGTTCATGTAAAAGAACAAGGAATTTACCTGAAGTAGGTAATTTGTGTATGGGCAGTAATGTAGTATATGTGACTGATGAAATCATAGTACGAGAGATGAAGAAAATTATAAAGCCAAGTTga